The Acinonyx jubatus isolate Ajub_Pintada_27869175 chromosome D1, VMU_Ajub_asm_v1.0, whole genome shotgun sequence genome includes a window with the following:
- the SIRT3 gene encoding NAD-dependent protein deacetylase sirtuin-3, mitochondrial isoform X3, with protein sequence MARWVRPALCALRLWGPAVAGIPASKLVEAHGSFASAACTVCRRPFSGKDVWDEVMVDRIPRCPVCTGIVKPDIVFFGETLPQRFLLHVVDFPMADVLLILGTSLEVEPFASLSEAVRSSVPRLLINRDLVGPFAWRPRSRDVVQLGDMVHSVERLVELLGWTEELRDLMRQEAEKLNGRDR encoded by the exons TGGCTGGCATCCCTGCCTCCAAGCTGGTTGAAGCTCACGGATCCTTTGCCTCTGCCGCGTGCACTGTCTGCCGAAGGCCCTTCTCAGGGAAGGACGTTTGG GATGAAGTGATGGTGGACAGGATCCCCCGCTGTCCAGTCTGCACTGGCATCGTGAAGCCCGACATCGTGTTCTTTGGGGAGACACTGCCCCAGAGGTTCTTGCTACATGTGGTTGATTTCCCCATGGCAGATGTGCTGCTTATCCTCGGGACCTCCCTGGAG GTAGAACCTTTTGCCAGCTTGTCTGAGGCCGTGCGGAGCTCGGTGCCCCGACTGCTCATCAACCGGGACCTGGTGGGGCCCTTTGCTTGGCGTCCTCGCAGCAGGGACGTGGTCCAGCTGGGGGATATGGTTCACAGCGTGGAAAGGCTGGTGGAGCTTCTAGGCTGGACAGAAGAGTTGCGGGACCTCATGCGGCAGGAAGCCGAGAAG CTCAATGGACGGGACAGATAG
- the SIRT3 gene encoding NAD-dependent protein deacetylase sirtuin-3, mitochondrial isoform X4, which translates to MVDRIPRCPVCTGIVKPDIVFFGETLPQRFLLHVVDFPMADVLLILGTSLEVEPFASLSEAVRSSVPRLLINRDLVGPFAWRPRSRDVVQLGDMVHSVERLVELLGWTEELRDLMRQEAEKLNGRDR; encoded by the exons ATGGTGGACAGGATCCCCCGCTGTCCAGTCTGCACTGGCATCGTGAAGCCCGACATCGTGTTCTTTGGGGAGACACTGCCCCAGAGGTTCTTGCTACATGTGGTTGATTTCCCCATGGCAGATGTGCTGCTTATCCTCGGGACCTCCCTGGAG GTAGAACCTTTTGCCAGCTTGTCTGAGGCCGTGCGGAGCTCGGTGCCCCGACTGCTCATCAACCGGGACCTGGTGGGGCCCTTTGCTTGGCGTCCTCGCAGCAGGGACGTGGTCCAGCTGGGGGATATGGTTCACAGCGTGGAAAGGCTGGTGGAGCTTCTAGGCTGGACAGAAGAGTTGCGGGACCTCATGCGGCAGGAAGCCGAGAAG CTCAATGGACGGGACAGATAG